A region of Macaca thibetana thibetana isolate TM-01 chromosome 20, ASM2454274v1, whole genome shotgun sequence DNA encodes the following proteins:
- the CFAP20 gene encoding cilia- and flagella-associated protein 20 encodes MFKNTFQSGFLSILYSIGSKPLQIWDKKVRNGHIKRITDNDIQSLVLEIEGTNVSTTYITCPADPKKTLGIKLPFLVMIIKNLKKYFTFEVQVLDDKNVRRRFRASNYQSTTRVKPFICTMPMRLDDGWNQIQFNLLDFTRRAYGTNYIETLRVQIHANCRIRRVYFSDRLYSEDELPAEFKLYLPVQNKAKQ; translated from the exons ATGTTCAAAAATACGTTCCAGAGCGGCTTCCTCTCCATCCTCTACAGCATCGGCAGCAAGCCCCTGCAAATCTGGGACAAAAAG gTACGGAATGGCCACATCAAAAGAATCACTGATAATGACATCCAGTCCCTGGTGCTAGAGATTGAAGGGACAAATGTAAG CACCACATACATCACATGCCCTGCAGACCCCAAGAAGACACTGGGAATTAAACTTCCTTTCCTCGTCATGATTATCAAAAACCTGAAGAAGTATTTTACCTTCGAAGTCCAG GTACTAGATGACAAGAATGTGCGTCGTCGCTTTCGGGCAAGTAACTACCAGAGCACCACCCGGGTCAAACCCTTCATCTGCACCATGCCCATGCGGCTGGATGATGGCTGGAACCAGATTCAGTTCAACTTATTAGACTTCACGCGGCGAGCGTATGGCACCAATTACATTGAGACCCTCAGAGTGCAG ATCCATGCAAACTGTCGCATCCGACGGGTTTACTTCTCAGACAGACTCTACTCAGAAGATGAGCTGCCGGCAGAATTCAAACTGTATCTCCCAGTTCAGAACAAGGCAAAG CAATAA